The proteins below come from a single Chryseobacterium bernardetii genomic window:
- a CDS encoding SGNH/GDSL hydrolase family protein, which yields MKLFVFLSYCLFAGMFVNAQSAVDFANLTKYKDDNASILSSKKKVDVVFMGNSITEGWVKTHPEFFSENNYTGRGISGQTTSQMLLRFQSDVIALKPKLLVINAGTNDIAQNTGIYDPDFTFNNIKAMADIAQNNGIKVIIASVLPAAAFPWRKEITEVSQKVDALNNRLKQYAGSNKFIFVDYNTAMRDAKGGMREGLSKDGIHPVPAGYAIMEPMIKNAINKTLGKK from the coding sequence ATGAAGTTATTCGTTTTTCTATCCTATTGCCTGTTTGCCGGTATGTTTGTAAATGCACAGAGTGCTGTTGATTTTGCCAATCTTACAAAATACAAAGATGACAATGCAAGTATTTTAAGCTCAAAGAAAAAAGTGGATGTTGTCTTTATGGGGAATTCCATTACAGAAGGCTGGGTAAAGACCCATCCTGAATTTTTCTCTGAAAACAACTATACAGGCAGAGGAATCAGCGGACAAACCACATCACAGATGTTGCTGCGTTTTCAGAGTGATGTTATCGCTTTAAAGCCAAAGTTGTTAGTCATTAATGCAGGAACCAATGATATTGCCCAGAATACGGGCATTTATGACCCTGATTTCACTTTTAACAACATCAAAGCTATGGCTGATATTGCTCAAAATAATGGAATAAAAGTAATCATTGCTTCCGTGTTACCCGCAGCGGCATTTCCATGGCGTAAAGAAATAACCGAAGTATCTCAAAAAGTAGACGCTCTGAATAACAGATTAAAGCAATATGCAGGCAGCAACAAATTCATATTTGTAGATTATAATACGGCAATGCGTGATGCAAAAGGCGGAATGCGAGAAGGACTTTCAAAGGATGGCATCCATCCGGTTCCTGCAGGATATGCAATTATGGAACCTATGATTAAAAATGCAATCAATAAAACACTAGGAAAAAAATAA
- a CDS encoding sodium:solute symporter: protein MNPGTVLLLFVFIYFIGLLVISYFTSRNSDNQSFFIGNKKSKWWLVAFGMIGTSLSGVTFISVPGTVGKMTGSEYIYGGFEYYMMVIGFFIGYFIVAAILLPLYYKMNLTSIYTYLGKRFNVEAHKIGSIFFIISRAIGATARLYLVVNVLQIFLLEGLGVPFWVTSMVLLLMVLLYTFEGGVKTIVITDTLQTSFMIISLVACIVYILSNLNMSFGEAYTILEQKNYTHFINFDPNSKTFFLKTILGGIFITIAMTGLDQEMMQKNISVDNLKNSKKNMLTFAGTLLLVNLAFLFLGGLLYLFALQHGAEYGTTGTDPVSNIFGFKDASGNITNIMGDDLFPALSLNGHFPMMISVIFIIGLISALFPSADGALTAVTSSYCVDLLNLNEDKTKTEKEKKNLRMKVHLTFTVMFFILIMVFKALNDKSIVYLIMEIAGYTYGPLLGLFAFGIFTKFKISKKYSILTVTILAPIITYLINSAVTSYTDYRIGVELIVLNGLLTFIGLWLVKDKQYLKIV from the coding sequence ATGAATCCAGGAACTGTCCTTTTGCTGTTTGTCTTTATCTATTTCATCGGTCTTTTGGTGATTTCTTATTTTACCAGCCGGAATTCTGACAACCAGTCCTTCTTTATCGGCAATAAAAAAAGTAAATGGTGGCTCGTAGCATTCGGAATGATTGGTACCAGCTTAAGCGGAGTTACCTTTATTTCAGTTCCGGGGACCGTCGGGAAAATGACCGGATCAGAATATATTTACGGAGGTTTTGAATATTATATGATGGTGATTGGTTTCTTCATCGGATACTTTATTGTGGCTGCCATTCTTCTGCCATTGTATTATAAGATGAATCTTACTTCCATTTATACGTATCTGGGGAAAAGGTTCAATGTAGAAGCACATAAAATCGGGTCTATATTCTTTATTATTTCAAGAGCTATTGGGGCAACAGCCAGGTTATACCTTGTGGTGAATGTCCTTCAGATTTTCCTTCTTGAAGGATTAGGAGTTCCGTTTTGGGTAACCTCTATGGTACTTTTACTGATGGTACTTCTCTATACTTTTGAGGGCGGAGTGAAAACAATTGTCATTACAGATACTTTACAGACTTCCTTCATGATTATCAGTCTCGTAGCCTGTATTGTTTATATTTTATCCAATCTTAATATGTCTTTTGGTGAAGCATATACAATTCTGGAACAGAAAAATTATACCCATTTCATCAATTTCGATCCTAATTCCAAGACTTTTTTCCTTAAAACCATTCTGGGTGGAATCTTCATTACGATTGCCATGACCGGGCTGGATCAGGAAATGATGCAGAAAAATATTTCTGTAGATAACCTTAAAAATTCAAAGAAAAACATGCTTACATTCGCGGGAACTCTTCTGCTGGTTAATCTTGCCTTCTTATTTTTAGGTGGTTTACTTTATCTTTTTGCATTACAACATGGAGCAGAATATGGAACAACAGGTACAGATCCTGTAAGCAATATCTTCGGTTTCAAAGATGCTTCAGGAAACATCACCAATATCATGGGCGATGATCTTTTCCCTGCATTATCTCTTAACGGCCATTTCCCTATGATGATCTCCGTTATTTTTATCATTGGATTGATATCAGCATTATTCCCTTCTGCAGACGGGGCTTTAACGGCTGTAACAAGCTCATATTGTGTAGATTTATTAAATCTTAATGAGGATAAAACCAAAACTGAAAAAGAAAAGAAAAACCTGCGTATGAAAGTACATTTAACTTTCACGGTGATGTTCTTTATCCTGATCATGGTATTCAAAGCTCTTAATGACAAATCTATTGTCTACCTGATCATGGAAATTGCCGGATATACGTATGGACCGTTATTAGGACTTTTTGCTTTCGGAATCTTCACCAAGTTCAAAATTTCAAAAAAATATTCGATCCTTACAGTAACTATTTTAGCTCCTATCATCACTTATTTAATCAATTCTGCAGTAACATCTTATACAGACTACAGAATTGGTGTTGAACTGATTGTTCTTAATGGATTATTGACATTCATCGGCCTGTGGCTGGTGAAGGATAAACAGTATTTAAAAATCGTTTGA
- a CDS encoding GNAT family N-acetyltransferase, whose amino-acid sequence MIEVKQNNDEKHGSFEAFIDGRRAGMMTYTWAGEERFIIDHTEVEEAYNGKGVGKEMLLAAVDFARKNGKKIIPLCPFAKASFQKSEELQDVLVN is encoded by the coding sequence ATGATCGAAGTAAAACAAAACAACGACGAAAAACACGGAAGTTTTGAAGCTTTCATAGATGGAAGACGCGCAGGAATGATGACCTACACCTGGGCAGGAGAAGAAAGATTTATTATTGACCACACGGAGGTGGAAGAAGCCTACAACGGAAAAGGAGTAGGTAAAGAAATGCTTTTGGCGGCTGTAGATTTTGCAAGAAAAAACGGGAAGAAGATCATTCCGTTGTGTCCTTTTGCGAAAGCCAGCTTCCAGAAGAGTGAGGAATTGCAGGATGTTTTGGTGAACTAA
- a CDS encoding OsmC family protein, which yields MAVTVKASLGKTKYYTEVKAGENTIITDEPIDKGGQNKGFNPLEILATSLASCTAATLRMYIERKEWDVENINVEVELENFPLTKRAVFKRDISFDGILDPEQMKRLHTIADACPVHKILTNDIEILTKFS from the coding sequence ATGGCGGTAACGGTAAAAGCAAGTTTAGGAAAAACAAAATATTATACGGAGGTAAAAGCGGGAGAAAATACGATCATTACCGATGAACCTATAGATAAAGGTGGGCAGAACAAAGGATTCAATCCCTTAGAAATTCTGGCAACCTCTTTAGCAAGCTGTACAGCAGCAACTCTAAGAATGTATATTGAAAGAAAGGAATGGGATGTGGAAAATATCAACGTTGAAGTGGAACTAGAGAACTTCCCTTTAACCAAAAGGGCAGTCTTCAAAAGGGATATCAGTTTCGATGGGATTTTAGATCCTGAACAGATGAAAAGACTTCACACAATTGCTGATGCCTGCCCTGTACATAAAATACTAACCAACGATATCGAAATATTAACTAAATTCTCATAA
- a CDS encoding (4Fe-4S)-binding protein: METHEYPNGDITVIWQPQKCIHSAVCVKMLPKVYNPKDRPWIKAENATPEELKKQIDQCPSGALSYKFNTEK; encoded by the coding sequence ATGGAAACACACGAATATCCCAACGGCGACATTACTGTCATCTGGCAGCCCCAAAAGTGTATCCACTCGGCTGTATGTGTAAAAATGCTTCCCAAAGTCTACAATCCGAAAGACAGACCCTGGATAAAAGCAGAAAATGCAACCCCTGAAGAACTCAAAAAACAGATAGATCAATGCCCGTCAGGAGCATTAAGTTATAAATTCAATACTGAAAAATAA
- a CDS encoding TMEM175 family protein, producing the protein MTKGRLEAFSDGVLAIIITIMVLELKVPEGSSWASLKPLLPKFLAYIFSFIYVGIYWNNHHHLFQAVKKVNGSILWANLHLLFWLSLMPIATEWIGTTGFAENPVATYGVGLVMCAIAYTILENLIIKYEGETSKLKEAIHTKYKENISIIFYILGIATSFFYPYIAIGFYYIVALIWLIPDRRIEKSLKDN; encoded by the coding sequence ATGACTAAGGGAAGACTGGAAGCATTCAGTGATGGGGTTCTGGCCATCATCATCACCATCATGGTTCTTGAGCTGAAAGTACCTGAAGGAAGCAGCTGGGCGAGTCTCAAACCTCTTCTTCCTAAGTTTTTAGCTTATATTTTCAGTTTTATCTATGTAGGAATTTACTGGAACAACCATCATCACCTGTTCCAGGCAGTAAAAAAGGTAAACGGAAGTATCCTTTGGGCCAACCTTCATTTATTATTCTGGCTGTCTCTGATGCCTATTGCCACAGAATGGATCGGCACCACAGGTTTTGCAGAAAACCCTGTAGCAACTTATGGAGTGGGCTTGGTGATGTGTGCCATTGCCTATACTATTCTGGAGAATCTTATCATTAAGTATGAAGGTGAAACTTCGAAGCTGAAGGAAGCCATTCATACAAAATATAAAGAAAATATATCCATCATATTTTATATCCTGGGAATCGCTACTTCATTTTTTTATCCTTATATTGCCATAGGTTTTTATTACATTGTGGCTCTTATATGGCTGATTCCGGACAGAAGAATCGAAAAATCATTAAAAGACAATTAA
- a CDS encoding NADPH-dependent FMN reductase codes for MKILAFAGSSSSTSINRELVRFVLKDFQEEEINFIDLNNFTMPVFSVDLEKKGFPDEAHHFLKAIEECDVIICSLAEHNRSYSAAFKNVFDWASRINVKVFQNKPMLLMSTSPGGYGGGNVMNTAKTFFPQFAADIKDTFSLPKFYENFDLESGVINPDMLSELKTKIENFKNIIKNND; via the coding sequence ATGAAAATATTAGCATTTGCAGGGAGCAGCTCCTCTACATCCATTAACAGGGAGCTGGTAAGATTTGTTCTAAAAGACTTCCAGGAAGAAGAAATTAACTTCATTGATCTGAATAATTTCACCATGCCTGTTTTTTCGGTAGATCTTGAAAAGAAAGGATTTCCGGATGAAGCCCATCATTTTTTAAAGGCCATTGAAGAATGTGATGTTATCATCTGTTCTCTTGCAGAGCATAACAGATCTTACAGCGCTGCTTTTAAAAATGTTTTTGACTGGGCATCAAGGATCAATGTGAAGGTATTTCAAAACAAACCGATGCTTCTGATGAGTACTTCTCCCGGAGGCTATGGAGGCGGGAATGTGATGAATACAGCCAAAACATTCTTCCCTCAGTTTGCAGCAGATATCAAGGATACTTTTTCTCTACCCAAATTCTATGAGAACTTTGATCTTGAAAGCGGAGTGATTAATCCTGATATGCTCAGTGAACTGAAAACAAAAATTGAGAACTTTAAAAACATCATTAAAAACAATGACTAA